The window ACGTGTCGACGGCAGGGCCATGCCCACACCATTCCATAGGTTTTTCCGATGTCCAAGGTCTGGATTTCAGCATTGTCCTGTGTCGAGTGACGCGGTTGCCTGGGATCACCAACCCAGCAGGAGGCCGCCGATGGACAACACACTCGCTCGAACCGCCCTCGTCACGGGCGCCGCATCGGGCATGGGGCTCGCGACGGTCGAGCGGCTCGTCGCCGCCGGTTGGCGTGTCCTCGCCCTCGACGTCGCCGCCACGGCGGCCGACGCGAGTGCACCGTCCGGGGCGGGCGTCGTCGTCCCGATCGTGGCCGACGTCCGGTCGCGTGAGGCCGTGTCGGCCGCGATCGACTCGGCGCTCGACGCCGACGGCCGCATCGACCTCGTCGCGAACATCGCCGGGGTCTACCCGCCGACGACCCTCGAGACCTTCGACGAGTCGACCTATCGCCGCGTCTTCGACATCAACGTGCTCGGCGTCGTCAACGTCGTCGTGGCCGCACGGCCGCGTCTCGGGGACGGGTCGAGCGTCGTCAACTTCGCCTCCGTCGACGCGTTCGAGGTGTCGCCCGGCCAACTGCTCTACGGCGCATCGAAGGCGGCCGTCGTGATGCTCACGAAGTCGCTCGCCCTCGAGCTCGCACCGGCCGGCATCCGCGTGAACGGCATCGCGCCCGGCTGGGTCGCGACACCGGGCAACGCCGCGACCGGGCGCATGGCGGCCGCCGAAGCGAGCATCCCGCTCGGTCGTGTCGCCCGGCCGACGGAGATCGCCGCATAGGTGGAGTTGCTCGCCGATCCCGCGACGACCTCGTTCCTCACGGGGGAGACCATCGTGCTCTCCGGCGGCGCCGTCATCAGATAAGGAGTCGACATGCGACCCGAAACCTCGATCGTCATCACCGGTGCGGCACGCGGCCAGGGCGCCGCGCACGCCGCCGAACTCGCGCGTCCCGGGGTGCGCATCATCATGACCGACGTGCTCGACGACGACGGGGAGCGCGCCGCGGCGGTCCTCCGCGCAGCGGGCGGCGACGTCGTCTACCGGCATCTCGACGTGAGCGATCCCGCCGGCTGGGCGGCACTCGCCGACGAGCTCCGGCACGGTGACGCGCCCGTCAGCGGCCTCGTCAACAACGCCGGGATCCTGCGCCACGCGAGCATCGCCGACACGCCCCTCTCCGTGCTCGAACTTCACGAGCGCGTCAACGTCCACGGCCCGTTCCTCGGTATGCAGGCCCTCGGCCCGCTCATGGCGGGGGCCGGTCGCGGCTCGATCGTCAACGTCGCCTCGACGGCGGCCCTCGTCGGTTCGGCCGGCTACCTCGCCTACTCGGCGAGCAAGGCGGCCGTCATCGGCATGACGCGGGTCGCGGCCGTCGAGTTCGCGCCCGTCGTGCGCGTCAACGCGATCTGCCCCGGCGGCGTCGCAACGCCGATGAACGACGACGAGCCCGAGGGCGGATCGTCCACCGGAACACCCCTCGGCCGTCGCGCGAGCGTCGAGGAGATCTCGCCGCTCATCGCGTTCCTGCTCTCCGAACGGTCCTCGTTCGTGACCGGCTCGATTCTCACCATCGACGGCGGACTCACCGCCGTCTGATGCCTCCCGCGGGGCGCGCAACGGAGCCGCCGTACGGGAACAACCGGAAGGAAACACCATGAAACCCAACCGAACCGCGACCCGGATCGCCGCGATCGCCGCGACGGCACTCGTCGCCTGCACCCTCGTCGCGTGCACGGAGACGACAACGGCGACGACCGTCGACGAGAACTGCACGCCCGCACACGAGGGGCTCTCGACCGTGTCGGCGGGCACCCTCACGGTCGGCGTTCCCGAGAACCTGCCGTACACGCGCACCGAGGGGACCGATGCGAGCGGCTTCGAGATCGACCTCGTCCGGAAACTCGCCGAGGCCGAGTGCCTCGCACTCGCGTTCGTCCCGATCACCTACGCCAACGGCATCCCGATGATCAGCGAACAGCACAGCGTCGACCTGATCACCGGCGGCTGGTACGTGACCGAGGAACGCGCGCAGCAGGTCGGATTCACGACGCCCACCTACTTCGATTCCATGGCCATCATCTCGAAGGACGGCATCTCGACGGTCGCCGGACTGGAAGGGATCGGTGCCGTGGGCAGCGGTGCCGGGTTCTCGTGGGAGGCCGACATGTCCGCGATCCTCGGCTCGAACCTGCAGACCTATCCGAGCACCGTCGAGATCAAGCAGGACCTGCTCAACGGTCGGCTCCAGGCGGGGCTCGACGGGTACGCCGTCGCGGTCGAGGCTTACAAGGACACCGACTACCAGGTGAAGATCGCCGAGCCGGACGACCGCGTCGCGATCACGACGGACGCACCCGTCATCGCGTTCCCGATCGACAAGGACAACCAGGCGCTGAACGACGCACTCAGCGAACAGATCGACGCGTTCCGCGAGGACGGGACGCTCGCCGAGATCGTCGCCGCGTCCGAGCTGCCGGACAGCCTCGTCGTGCCCGCCGACCGAGCGGCGACGTCCATCCGCTGACGCTCGACGGGGACGGCACGGCGACCGTTCCGTCCCCGTCCGGACGACGAGGAATCATCCATGAACGCACCACTCATCAATCACCAGCACCATCTCGACGCCGCAGTCCCGGGTCGAGATCTCCCACCTCAAGAAGCACTTCGGCGACAACGAGGTGCTCAAGGACATCTCGATGACGGTCGAGCCGGGCAGCGTGACGGCCCTCATCGGCCCGTCCGGATCGGGCAAGAGCACCCTCCTGCGCTGCGTCAACCTGCTCGAGACACCCGACTCCGGGAGCGTCTCGGTCGGTGACCTCACGATCACCGCGGGCGATTCGGTCCACGCCGCCGACCTGCTGTCCCTGCGGCGCAGGGTCGGCATGGTCTTCCAGTCCTTCAACCTGTTCCCGCACTTCACGGTGCTGCGCAACGTCGCGTTCCCGCAGGAGCGGATCCTGGGGCGGAGCCGGGCCGAGGCGGAGGAGCGGGCCATGACGCTGCTCGGCCGGGTCGGGCTCGCGGACAAGGCCCAGCAGCACCCGGCCCGCTGCTCGGGCGGACAGCAGCAGCGCATCGCGATCGTGCGCGCACTCGCCCTCGAACCGCAGGCGATGCTCTTCGACGAGCCAACGAGCGCCCTCGATCCCGAGGTCGGCATCGAGGTGCTCGCGGTCATGCGCGAACTCGCGGACTCGGGCATGACCATGATCGTCGTCACGCACGAGATGCAGTTCGCGCGCGACGTCTCCGACCACCTCGTGGTCATGGCGGACGGGTACATCGTCGAGGAGGGCGACCTGCGCGCCATCATGTCCGACCCGCAGCACGAACGCACCAAGCGGTTCCTGAGCGCGGTCCTGGAGCGATGACATGAACGTCTTCCTCGCCGTGCTCGCCGGCCTGCCGATGACCCTGCTCGTCACGGTCGTCGCGTTCGCGATCGGGCTCGTCGGCGGCATCCCGCTCATGCTCGGGTTGCGTTCGCCGATCACCGCCGTGCGGCTCGCCGTGCGCTTTGTCGTCGACCTCGTCCGGGGTGTCCCACCGATCGTGTGGCTGTTCCTCATCTACTTCGGTGTGCAACTCGGCACGGTGCGCCTCACGTCGTTCACGGCCGCCGTCATCGGGCTCGGCATCATCTCGAGCGCCTACCTCGCCGAGATCTACCGAGGCGGCTTCGCGGTGCTGCCGGCCGGTCAGGCGGAGGCGGCCGAGGCACTCGGCCTCGGGAGGTCGACGACCTTCTTCCGGGTGCTCTCACCGCAGGCGTTCACGACCGCGATGCCCTCGATGACGACCTACCTCCTGAGCCTCGTGAAGGACTCGTCCATCGCGTCGACGATCGGGGTCATGGACATGGTCTTCATGTCGAACCAGTTCGCCCGACAGAACCCGCAGGTGGCCGGCTACGTCCCGTTCCTCGTCGCGGCCGGCGTCTACCTCGTCGTGAGCGTGCCGATCGCGATCGCGGCACGCCGACTCGACACCCGACTCCGGGCAGGTGCGTGATGGACGTCCTCGAGTTCCTCCCGAAGCTCCTCGACGGCCTGCTCGTGAGCCTGCAGCTCACGGTCATCTCGCTCGTGTTCGGCTACGTCATCGGGACGCTGTTCGCCCTCGGTGTCTCATCCCGCAACCCGTGGCTGCACTGGCCCTGCCTCGTGCTCGTCGAGATCGGCCGCGGCATCCCGGCGCTCGTCGTGCTCTACATGGTCTACTACGGCCTCCCGGCCTTCGGACTGCCGTTCGACAACTTCACCTCCGCGGCCGCGGGCCTCACGTTCACCGTGGCGGCCTACTCGTCGGAGATGATCCGGGCCGGCATCGCGTCGGTTCCCCGCGGTCAGCGCGAGGCGTCCGCCGCGCTCGGACTGAGCCCGACCACGACCTTCCTGCGGGTCGTGCTGCCGCAGGGGCTGCGCTCCTCCATCCCCGCGCTCATGGGACTCGCGATCATGTCCTTCCAGGGCACGTCGCTCGCCTACTCGATCTCCGTGAACGAGCTCATGAGCCAGGCCTACCAGGTGTCGACGACGACGTTCCAGTACCTCGCGGTCTATGCGCTCGCTGGTCTCGTCTTCGCCGCGATCGCCGTCCCCGCGACATGGCTGTCGGTCGGTGTCGAGCGCCGTCTCTCACGCGGGTTCCGCTGACCGAGCAGCGGGTGCGCGGGCCGTCGCGCACCCGCACCCGCACCCCGGTGGACGGTCCGGGTGACCAACCGTCCGACGCGTTCCGGCCCCCGCCGGAACGTCCCCCGGGGGCCGCGACGTCGACCCCCGCCATCGGAAAGGAAGCACACGCCCATGTCCCGCTACTGCGTCATCGGAGCCGGTGCCGCCGGCATGGCCGCCCTCGTGAAGCTGACCGAAGCCGGTCTCGACGCGGACTGCTTCGAGCGGACGGACCGCGTCGGCGGCCACTGGAACACCGACTACGAGGCCCTCCACCTCATCACCTCCCGCGACATGACCCACTTCGACGGCTTCCCGATGCCGCCGGAGTAGCCCCACTTCCCACGACGCACGCAGGTCGTCGACTACCTCCGGTCGTATGCGAGCGCGCACGAGCTGTACGATCGCATCGAATTCGGCGTGACGGTCGACGCGGTCGAACCGCTCGGGACGAGCGGCCCCGTCGGCTCCGCGGGCTGGATCGTCTCGCTCTCCGACGGACGGCGCCTCGAGTACGACGGCGTCCTCGTCGCGAACGGACACCTCTGGGACCGCAAGGTCCCGGACTTCCCCGGCACGTTCGACGGCACGCAACTCCACTCGAGCGAGTACACGAACACCGACGATCTCGCGGGCCCGCGAGTCCTCGTCGTCGGCGCCGGCAACTCGGCGTGCGACCTCGCGGTCGATGCCGCGCAGCACCGCTACGAGGTCGACATCGTGATCCGCGAGGGCACCTACTTCCAGCCGAAGACGTACTTCGGCGTGCCCCGCCAGGAGGTGTCCTGGCTGAAGGAGTTCGCACCGGACGAGGTCGATCTGCTCACCCGACTGCTCGCACGGGTCTCGATCGGGGAGTGGTTCGACTACCCGGGAATGCCCGAGCCCCCGGTCCGGACGCTCGCGGAGGGTCGCACCGTCGTCAACGACCTGCTGCTCTACTGGGTACATCACGGCCGCGTGTCGGTCGTCCCGGGCATCGAACGGCTCGAGGGTCGTTCGGTGCGGTTCACCGACGGTACGGTGCGCGACTACGACACGATCCTGTGGGCGACCGGATTCCACGCGAGTGTGCCGTTCCTCGACGAGTCACTCGTCGAGCGTCGTCGTGGCGTGCCGCTCCGGTACGCGGCGGGCATCGTCCCCAAGGGCCTCGAGAAGCTGTACTACATCGGGCTCAGCGCGCCGCGTGGGCCGCAGATCCCGGTCTACGGCGTGCAGGCGACTCGGGCGATCCGCATGATCCGGCTGCACGAGGACTCCCCACACGGGTTCGCCGCGGTGACGGAGTACCTCTCGGGGCTCCAGGACGCGGACGACCGCATCGACATCGTTCGTGCGACGTGGGAGGAGCAACTGTCCGACACCGACCGGCTCCTCGACGCGTTCGAGCGCGCCCGCTCCGGCGCGAACGCGACCGTCTGACCCGCCGGCCCGGGGCCGTGCGTCGTCACGGCCCCGGGCCCCTCCATCTGGTGCCGGCTGAGGGACTCGAACCCTCACACCCTCTCGGATAGCGCATTTTGAGTGCGCCGCGTCTGCCATTCCGCCAAGCCGGCCCGTTCGATCGATCACCATACCGTAGGCTTTCACCGTGACTGAAGAAGCATCGCAGGCCCCGCGGAGAGTCGTCGTCGCCGAGGACGAGTCGCTCATCCGGCTCGACATCGTCGAGATCCTCCGCGACAACGGATTCGACGTCGTCGGAGAGGCGGGTGACGGCGAGACCGCCGTGGCCCTGGCGAAGGAGCTCCGCCCCGACCTCGTCATCATGGACGTCAAGATGCCGCAGCTCGACGGCATCTCGGCGGCGCAGCAGCTGAGCGACGGCAATATCGCGCCGGTCGTGCTGCTGACGGCGTTCAGCCAGAAGGAGCTCGTCGAGCGGGCCACGGAGGCGGGCGCACTCGCGTACGTCGTGAAGCCGTTCACGCAGAACGACCTCCTCCCGGCCATCGAGATCGCCCTCGCCCGCCACGCCCAGTTCATCGCGCTCGAGGCCGAGGTCGCCGACCTCACCGACCGCTTCGAGACCCGCAAGCAGGTCGACCGCGCGAAGGGCCTCCTGACCGCGAAGATGGGCCTCTCGGAGCCCGAGGCGTTCCGGTGGATCCAGAAGGCCTCGATGGACCGTCGACTCACGATGCTCGAGGTGGCCCAGGCCGTCATCCAGCAGCTGTCCGCACCGAAGAAGGGGCGCGGCAACGACGACGAGAAGGACGCGGACTGACCCGTCCACGTCATCGTGACGACGGTGCCGGAACGACATCCGTCGTCGCGGACGTCATGACGCCGCACCCGATGGGTTCGCCCGGCGACGCAGCGTCGCGTCGGCGGACGGACCGATCGGAGCCCGATCGCATGCACCGCGGGAGTGCGCGGACGATGAGCCCGACTGGTTCGACATGACCCGGGTCACACTCGCTCGGCTCGATGCGCGAGGTGCGGACCGCGACCAGCTCGTGCGATTCCTCACGAGCGAACGCTTCCCGTTCCACGTGGCGTCGCATCCCGACCGCGCGACGGTCCTCGAGCGCATCGACCGCGGCGACTTCGACGAGCGAGGTCGCCTGGTGCGCTGGGTCCGCACCGACGGAGCCGACACCGTCGGCCTCCTGCGCGTCGAGGACGCGGACGATCCGACCCCGATGCTCGACCTCCGGCTCGGTGAGGCCCACCGTGGACGGGGGCTCGGGACCGCGGCGCTCCGCCGCGCGTGCGATCTCGTCTTCGGTACGTTGCCGGACGTCGATCGATTCGAGGGTTCCACGCGCTCGGACAACGTCGCGATGCGCCGGGCGTTCCGGCGCGCGGGATGGGTCAAGGAGGCCGTCCACCGGGAGGCCTGGCCGGGACGTGACGGTGCACGGTTCGATGCGATCGGCTACGCGATGCTGCGCGGCGATTGGCAGCGCGGCACGGTCACGCCCGTTCGCTGGACGGACGAGATCGACTGACGATTTCGTCCGACCCCGCCGCGGTGTCCCAGGCGGTCACGCCGCACACCGAACGGCTGCGGCCCGTGAACGGCCGACACGCCCCGAACGAGCGCGTGTACGAACGCAATATTTGCACCCGCGCACGGATCGGCCGCCGAGGCCCGCTAGCGTGCGTCGCGGAGGTAGTTCGTGATGCGGATCGTCGACAGGCGACGCCCGTCGGCGTCGGTCACGACGATCTCGTGCACGGCCGTCGACCCGCCGAGGTGGATCGCCGTGCACGTGCCCGTCACCCACCCGGTCTTCGCCGAGCCCGTGTGCGTCGCGTTGAGGTCGACCCCGACGGCGTAGCGGCCGGGGCCCGCGTGCAGGTTCGCGGCGAACGATCCCAGTGTCTCGCCGAGGGCCGCGGACGCACCGCCGTGGAGCAGACCGAACGGCTGGGTGTTGCGGGCCACGGGCATGACGGCGACCGCCCGCTCGGCCGAGAGCTCGACGAAGCGCACACCCATCGACGTCGCGAGGGTCCCGACCGGCGTGCCGCGAAGGAGCGCCGCCTGATCCGGCACCCGCAGTCCGTTCACGATCTCCGGTTCCGCATCCTGCACCGGGTTCTCGGATCCCATGGTCCTCCTCGACCGCGCCGCTAGGCTGACCCCGTGTCAGCGACAGCTCAGCCTACCCTCATGGTCATCGACGGTCACTCGCTCGCCTTCCGCGCGTTCTTCGCGCTCCCGGTCGACAGCTTCGTGACGGCCGACGGCCAGCACACGAACGGCATCCACGGCTTCATCTCGATGCTCATCAACCTGCTGAAGGAGGAGAAGCCGACGCACCTGGCCGTGGCCTTCGACATCTCGCGACACTCCTTCCGGACGCGCGAGTACCCCGAGTACAAGGCGACGCGCGATGCGACGCCGCCCGAGTTCAAGGGCCAGATCCCCCTTCTGCAGGACGCCCTCCACGCGATGGGCATCCAGACGATCACGAAGGAGGACTACGAGGCCGACGACATCCTCGCGACCCTCGCGACGGAGGGCCGTGAGGCGGGCTACCGCGTGCTCGTCGTCTCGGGCGACCGCGACAGCATCCAGATGGTGAACGACGAGGTCACGCTCCTGTACCCGTCGACGCAGGGCGTCTCGAAGCTCACGCGCTACGACCCTGAGAAGGTGTTCGAGCGCTACGCCGTGCGCCCCGAGCAGTACCCCGACGTCGCGGCCCTCGTGGGGGAGAAGAGCGACAACCTCCCCGGCGTGCCCAAGGTGGGGGAGAAGACCGCCGCGAAGTGGCTCGCGAAGTGGGACTCGCTGCAGGGCATCCTCGATCACGAGGACGAGATCCCGGGCAAGGTCGGCGAGTCGTTCCGCGAGCACAAGGGCGAGGCGATCCGCAACCGGAAGCTCAACCGACTCGTGACCGACGTCGAGCTCCCGGTCGGGCCGAAGGACCTCGAGCGCGGCCAGATCGATGTCGCGAAGGTCCGGGAGGTGTTCACTCGTCTCCAGTTCCGCACGCTGCAGGAGCGCGTCCTGGCACTCGCCGCCGACGCACCCGAGCAGTCGGGCGCGGACGAGGCGGCCGAGGCGGCGCCCGTGCGCGGTGAACTGCTCGACGAGGAACTCGAGCTCTGGATCGCGCGAGCCGTCGAGGCGGCCCCGGACGGTCTCGCGCTCACCGTGCGTCAGTCCGACGGCGCGGTCACCGAGATCGGCGTCGCGGGCGAGACCGAGGCGACCGCGCTCGGCTGGTTGCCCGAACGGGCCGACTACGCCCCCTTCGAGTCCTGGCTCGCCTCCGACGCGCCCAAGCTGCTCTTCGACGCGAAGCCGCAGGTCGAGGCGCTGCGGCGCGCGGGGCTCGAGATCGGCGGCGAACTCCGCGACGCCCAGGTCGCCGCGTGGCTGCACCGCCCGCAGAACCCGCCGAAGCGACTCGCCGAGCTCGTCCAGCAGCAGCTCGACGAGGCCCTTCCCGAGGGCGACCCGAACGAGCTCGTCCCGCTCGACGAGTCCGTCTCCTACGCCGCCTCGGACGCGTGGTTCACACGCCGGGCCACGCTCGCCGCGATCGAGCGGCTCGCGGAGCCGGTGCGCGGGGTCTTCGACGACATCGAGACGCCGCTCGTCCCCGTGCTCGCCCGCATGGAACTGCAGGGCGTGACGATCGACCGAGCGTTCCTCCAGGGTCTCGCCGACGACCTCAGCGAGCGCATCCGGTGCTACGAGGCCGAGGCCTTCGAGGCGGCGGGCGGTGAACCGTTCAACCTCGGCTCGCCGAAGCAATTGCAGACCGTGCTGTTCGAGCGACTCGAGATGCCGAAGACACGCAAGACGAAGACGGGGTTCTCGACCGACGCGGAGTCGCTCGCGGAGCTCGAACGCTCGACCCCGCACCCGTTCCTCGGTGCGCTCCGGCGTCACCGCGACGCGGTCAAGCTGCGGCAGATCATGGAGACGCTCCTCAAGTCGATCGGCGACGACTCCCGCATCCACACGACGTACGTGCAGGTGGGCTCCGCATCGGGCCGCCTGAGCTCGACCGATCCGAACCTGCAGAACATCCCCATCCGCTCGAGCGAGGGGCGGCAGATCCGCCGGGCGTTCGTGCACGGCCCCGACTTCGTCGAACTCCTCACGGCCGACTACTCGCAGATCGAGATGCGCATCATGGCGCACCTCTCGGGCGACCAGGAGCTCATCGCCGCCTTCAACCGCGGCGAGGACCTGCACCGCTTCGTCGGTTCCCGCGTCTTCGGCGTGGAGCCCGCCGACGTGACGTCGGACATGCGCTCGAAGGTCAAGGCGATGTCGTACGGCCTCGCGTACGGCCTCAGCGCGTTCGGTCTGTCCAAGCAGTTGCAGATCGACGTCGCCGAGGCGAAGCGGCTCATGATCGAGTACTTCGAGCGGTTCGGGAAGGTGCGCGACTACCTGCGCGACGTCGTCGCGCAGGCGCGGGAGGACGGCTACACGCAGACCATCTTCGGTCGCCGTCGCCCGTTCCCCGACCTCAGCTCGCCCAACCGCATCGCGCGCGAGAACGCCGAGCGTGCGGCCCTCAACTCCCCGATCCAGGGCTCGGCCGCCGACATCATCAAGCGTGCCATGATCGCGATCGACCGACGCATCGCCGACGAGGGACTCGACAGTCGCATGCTGCTGCAGGTGCACGACGAACTCGTGCTCGAGGTCGCGGCGGGGGAGGGCGACCGTCTGGAGGCGCTCGTGCGCGAGGAGATGTCGGGTGCCGCCGATCTCAGCGTGCCGCTCGACGTGCAGGTCGGCCGCGGCCCGAACTGGGACGAGGCGGGACACTGAGCGCACCGGGCCCAGCGCCGTCGTCGCCGCTCCCGCAGCACGGTGTCCTGGGCGAGTTCCTCGCGGGCGTCGGCACGTACCTGCGCGGATTCCGCATGTACGCGACGAGCCCGGGGCTCATGCTCCTCGGTGCGCTCCCGGCGCTCATCGTCGGACTCGTGTTCCTCGCTGCACTCGTCGTGCTCGCACTCAACGCGACACACCTCGCGGAGCTCCCGACGCCGTTCTCGGTGAGCTGGGACGAGGGATGGCGGACCGCGCTGCGGGCGCTCGTCGCCGTCGGACTCTTCGCCGCGGGCGTCGCGCTCGGCGTCGTGACGTACGCCGCGCTGACGCTCACGATCGGTGCCCCCTTCTACGAGCGCATCCAGGTCGCGACCGAGCAGCGACTCGGCGGCATCGACCGACCCGTCGAGTTGCCGTTCTGGGCCTCCGTCCGCCGGAGCATCGCCGACGGCCTCCGACTCCTGCTCGTCGCGGCCGCGACGGCACTCGTGGTGTTCCTCGCCGGCCTCGTCCCCGTGGTCGGGAGCGTCGTGGGCTGGACGCTCGGCGCGCTGTTCGGAGGCCGTGCCCTCGCGCTCGAGCTCACGGGCACCGCGGGGGACGCGCGTGGCATGACCCTCGCCGCGCGTCGGCGTCTGCTGCGCTCGCGCCGGGCACGGTCGATCGGCTTCGGCGTGTGTGCCTACCTCACGTTCCTCGTGCCGGGCGGGGCCGTCATCGGCACCCCAGCGGCCTCCGCCGCCGGCACGATCCTGCTCCGCGAACTGCGCGGCGAAGCGACGACCCGCTCGTCGGGCCTCGCCTCGAGGGTGGAGGGGCGCCCGGCGTAGGATCGCGTGCATGACGACGAGCGCTCCCGCACCACGAACCCCGTCCGACGTCGACCGCATCGCCGAGGCGTGGCACGCGACGAGCGTGGAGCTGCGGCCCGAGCGGCGCGTGGAGCTCGGGCTCGAGGGTGATCGCAGCGCGTACGGCGACTACTCGCCGGCCCGATTCGACGCGGAGCGCGCGGCCGCGCAGCACGTGCTCGAGGAGCTCGACGGGGTCGAGCCCGTCGACGACGTCGACCGGGTGACCCTCCTCGAGCTGCGGCGCACGCTCGGCCTCGAGCTCGAGTCGCTCGACGCGCAGCTCGGCTACCGCGATCTGTCGAACATCGCGTCCCCCGCACAGGACGTCCGCATGACGTTCGACCTCATGCCGACCGCGACGAGCGACGACCTCGATGCGATCGCCCGCCGACTCGCGAACGTGCCCGCAGCGCTGCGCGGATACACCGAGACGCTCCGCGAGGGGATCCGTCGCGGCGTCGTCCCGGCCCGCCGCCAGGTCGAGGAGGTCATCACGCAGACCCGTGCCTATGCGACGCCCGGCGGCTTCTTCACGGGGCTGACGCAGCTCGCCCCCGAGGGCGTCGACGTGAGCGAGGGCCTCCGGGCCGATCTCGAACGTGGCGCGTCCGAGGCCGAGGGGGCGTACGGCGACCTCGCCGCGTTCCTCACCGACGAGCTCGCACCCGCCGCGACCGAGGTGGACGCCGTCGGGCGCACCCACTACGCGCTCGCGTCGCGTGGCTTCCTCGGTGCGGCCGTCGATCTCGACGAGACCTACGAGTGGGGGCTCGCCGAACTCGCACGCATGGTCGCCGAGCAGGAGTCGATCGCGAACGAGATCCTGCCCGGCGCGAGCGTCGGGGAGGCGATCGACCACCTCGACGCCGACCCGGCCCGCAAGCTGCACGGCACCGACGCGCTCCGGGCGTGGATGCAGACCACGAGCGATGCCGCGGTCGAGGCGCTCGCCGGCAGCCACTTCGACATCCCGGAGCCGCTGCGTCGGCTCGAGTGCCTCATCGCGCCGACCGAGGAGGGCGCGATCTACTACACGGGCCCGTCCGAGGACTTCTCGCGGCCCGGACGCATGTGGTGGTCCGTCA is drawn from Pseudoclavibacter chungangensis and contains these coding sequences:
- the polA gene encoding DNA polymerase I, giving the protein MVIDGHSLAFRAFFALPVDSFVTADGQHTNGIHGFISMLINLLKEEKPTHLAVAFDISRHSFRTREYPEYKATRDATPPEFKGQIPLLQDALHAMGIQTITKEDYEADDILATLATEGREAGYRVLVVSGDRDSIQMVNDEVTLLYPSTQGVSKLTRYDPEKVFERYAVRPEQYPDVAALVGEKSDNLPGVPKVGEKTAAKWLAKWDSLQGILDHEDEIPGKVGESFREHKGEAIRNRKLNRLVTDVELPVGPKDLERGQIDVAKVREVFTRLQFRTLQERVLALAADAPEQSGADEAAEAAPVRGELLDEELELWIARAVEAAPDGLALTVRQSDGAVTEIGVAGETEATALGWLPERADYAPFESWLASDAPKLLFDAKPQVEALRRAGLEIGGELRDAQVAAWLHRPQNPPKRLAELVQQQLDEALPEGDPNELVPLDESVSYAASDAWFTRRATLAAIERLAEPVRGVFDDIETPLVPVLARMELQGVTIDRAFLQGLADDLSERIRCYEAEAFEAAGGEPFNLGSPKQLQTVLFERLEMPKTRKTKTGFSTDAESLAELERSTPHPFLGALRRHRDAVKLRQIMETLLKSIGDDSRIHTTYVQVGSASGRLSSTDPNLQNIPIRSSEGRQIRRAFVHGPDFVELLTADYSQIEMRIMAHLSGDQELIAAFNRGEDLHRFVGSRVFGVEPADVTSDMRSKVKAMSYGLAYGLSAFGLSKQLQIDVAEAKRLMIEYFERFGKVRDYLRDVVAQAREDGYTQTIFGRRRPFPDLSSPNRIARENAERAALNSPIQGSAADIIKRAMIAIDRRIADEGLDSRMLLQVHDELVLEVAAGEGDRLEALVREEMSGAADLSVPLDVQVGRGPNWDEAGH
- a CDS encoding EI24 domain-containing protein, producing the protein MRGFRMYATSPGLMLLGALPALIVGLVFLAALVVLALNATHLAELPTPFSVSWDEGWRTALRALVAVGLFAAGVALGVVTYAALTLTIGAPFYERIQVATEQRLGGIDRPVELPFWASVRRSIADGLRLLLVAAATALVVFLAGLVPVVGSVVGWTLGALFGGRALALELTGTAGDARGMTLAARRRLLRSRRARSIGFGVCAYLTFLVPGGAVIGTPAASAAGTILLRELRGEATTRSSGLASRVEGRPA
- a CDS encoding DUF885 domain-containing protein is translated as MTTSAPAPRTPSDVDRIAEAWHATSVELRPERRVELGLEGDRSAYGDYSPARFDAERAAAQHVLEELDGVEPVDDVDRVTLLELRRTLGLELESLDAQLGYRDLSNIASPAQDVRMTFDLMPTATSDDLDAIARRLANVPAALRGYTETLREGIRRGVVPARRQVEEVITQTRAYATPGGFFTGLTQLAPEGVDVSEGLRADLERGASEAEGAYGDLAAFLTDELAPAATEVDAVGRTHYALASRGFLGAAVDLDETYEWGLAELARMVAEQESIANEILPGASVGEAIDHLDADPARKLHGTDALRAWMQTTSDAAVEALAGSHFDIPEPLRRLECLIAPTEEGAIYYTGPSEDFSRPGRMWWSVTPGVTEFDTWRELTTVYHEGVPGHHLQVGRATYLHEQLNSWRRDNWTSGHGEGWALYAERLMEGLGFLADPADRLGMLDGQRMRAARVVLDIGVHLGKEVPEGGRVWDYDYALDFLGRHVNMPAGFVRFEVNRYFGWPGQAPSYKIGQRVWEELRDESARREGDAFDLRAWHSRALDLGGVGLDTLREVLAPAE